A window of Panicum virgatum strain AP13 chromosome 8K, P.virgatum_v5, whole genome shotgun sequence contains these coding sequences:
- the LOC120645466 gene encoding probable serine/threonine-protein kinase At1g54610, giving the protein MKIFARNPVQSLLQFRCVQSSGRALNVLLGHLCPKCSRKHEGTTSGSNTTTTGCTCLRWFFTPSSNDSATVPTANGGNTEVLTAQPRENGFDPSYQLDDADKSVSAVGHRQKSSMHHRLKIWISSGHSGIMGRYGNKLDSGVANVAKPSSDEPVDPGWPDWLMNVAPEAVQGWFPRRLDSFEKLGKIGQGTYSSVYKARDLKIGKLVALKKVRFVNVDPESVRFMAREILVLRKLNHPNIINLEGIITSSVSRSLYLVFGYMEHDLAGLSATPGLKFTEPQVKCILQQLLSGLDHCHSHGVLHRDMKSSNILIDSNGILKIADFGLATSFDPDNQQPLTSRVATLWYRPPELLLGATKYGPSVDIWSTGCILAELLAGKPILPGRTEVEQLHKIFKLCGSPSEEYWDKLEVPQTGMFKPGRQYKGCIAEIFKDFPHSALILLDSLLALEPEARGTAATTLHSDFFRTSPLACSPSGLPKCPPSKEYDARLRREEDRRQRKAAQGENLNPKLNHADDGNGKPKKDKDTATDINIANLNSQYETRTLATGVQSQEFDSTWNMRGDSSDHSEVPGRKYNSVRVANSTAMQKNRSNMCQPESADATNEEFTSYNNGSGKKRPIVSYKGRSRRFQHYESMIAENESMERMLKQHEKNIQEGVRKARINKSKEL; this is encoded by the exons ATGAAGATATTCGCCAGGAATCCTGTGCAAAGCTTACTACAGTTTCGATGCGTTCAATCAAGTGGAAGGGCATTAAATGTTCTTCTAGGTCACCTCTGTCCAAAGTGTTCTAGAAAACATGAGGGCACAACTTCAGGAAGCAATACCACTACCACTGGATGCACATGTCTGCGATGGTTCTTCACACCATCAAGTAATGATTCTGCAACTGTACCAACCGCCAATGGTGGAAATACTGAAGTTCTCACCGCCCAGCCACGAGAAAATGGTTTTGATCCTAGTTACCAGTTGGACGATGCGGATAAGTCAGTTTCAGCTGTTGGCCACCGTCAGAAATCAAGCATGCACCATAGACTGAAAATATGGATCAGCAGTGGCCATAGTGGCATAATGGGAAGGTATGGAAATAAGTTGGACTCGGGTGTCGCCAATGTGGCTAAgccgtcatcagatgagcctgTTGATCCTGGATGGCCAGATTGGCTCATGAATGTGGCACCAGAGGCAGTACAAGGATGGTTCCCTCGGCGACTGGATTCATTCGAGAAATTAGGCAAG ATTGGACAAGGAACTTATAGTAGTGTCTACAAAGCCCGAGATCTTAAAATCGGCAAGCTTGTCGCTCTGAAAAAAGTGCGCTTTGTTAATGTGGATCCTGAAAGCGTACGCTTCATGGCTAGAGAAATTCTTGTTCTAAGGAAACTCAATCATCCAAATATCATAAATTTGGAAGGGATAATTACATCTTCTGTTTCACGAAGCCTGTATCTTGTATTTGGGTACATGGAACATGACCTTGCTGGCCTTTCTGCAACTCCAGGCCTCAAGTTCACTGAGCCACAG GTCAAGTGCATACTGCAGCAGTTACTTAGTGGCCTCGATCACTGCCACAGCCATGGAGTCTTGCATCGGGACATGAAGAGTTCCAACATCTTGATTGATAGCAACGGTATTCTGAAGATCGCAGACTTTGGCCTAGCAACATCTTTTGATCCAGACAACCAGCAGCCGCTGACAAGCCGTGTAGCGACATTGTGGTACAGACCACCTGAACTTCTTCTCGGTGCCACCAAGTATGGTCCTTCTGTGGATATATGGAGTACAGGGTGCATTCTTGCAGAATTGCTTGCTGGCAAACCAATCTTGCCTGGAAGAACTGAG GTGGAGCAACTTCACAAAATTTTCAAGCTCTGCGGATCACCTTCTGAGGAGTATTGGGATAAATTGGAAGTGCCCCAAACAGGGATGTTCAAGCCTGGTAGGCAGTACAAGGGATGTATTGCTGAAATTTTTAAGGATTTTCCTCACTCAGCTCTGATTCTTCTAGATAGTTTGCTTGCCTTAGAACCAGAAGCTCGTGGAACAGCTGCCACCACTCTGCACAGTGAT TTTTTCAGAACAAGCCCACTTGCCTGCAGCCCCTCGGGCTTACCGAAGTGTCCACCAAGCAAAGAGTATGATGCCAGACTCCGAAGGGAGGAAGATAGGAG GCAAAGAAAGGCAGCTCAGGGTGAAAATTTGAATCCTAAACTAAACCATGCTGATGATGGCAATGGCAAACCAAAG AAAGACAAAGATACTGCAACAGATATCAATATTGCAAATCTCAACTCACAGTATGAAACACGGACATTAGCTACTGGGGTGCAATCTCAAGAATTTGACTCCACATGGAACATGAGGGGAGATTCCAGTGACCATTCTGAGGTACCTGGACGCAAATACAATTCTGTTCGGGTGGCGAACTCAACTGCCATGCAGAAAAACAGATCAAATATGTGTCAACCTGAATCTGCTGATGCAACGAATGAAGAGTTCACTTCTTATAACAATGGCTCAGGGAAGAAGCGCCCAATTGTG AGCTACAAGGGCAGGAGCAGAAGATTTCAGCACTATGAATCAATGATAGCCGAAAATGAAAGCATGGAACGGATGCTCAAGCAGCATGAAAAGAACATCCAAGAAGGGGTGCGCAAAGCGCGCATTAACAAGAGCAAAGAGTTGTGA